A single genomic interval of Anopheles marshallii chromosome 2, idAnoMarsDA_429_01, whole genome shotgun sequence harbors:
- the LOC128708646 gene encoding endoplasmic reticulum metallopeptidase 1-like — protein sequence MPQQKRVRFKDDVVRVKNLHQLDSAAVYGALLFVIGCGLLTSYLSTKLPPALTVADLERSPNAFIAERAWASLKTLNDMGPKPAGSQTNEVMAYEFLLKEAQRIEASKHADQQLDLDSQTVTGAFSISLLNQSMTSMYRNVQNLVVRLVGTEPRQALLLNCHFDTVASSPGASDDGASCAVMLEVLRVMSRRPVRTRHTVLFLFNGAEETMLQAAHGFITQHPWAADVRAFLNLESSGSGGKEVLFQAGPHHPWLIEAYARAIRHPFAHTVGEEIFQLGLIPSDTDFRMFRDYGEVPGMDFAHIANGYRYHTRYDSMDFLSLEVLQRTGDNVLALTSDLAECDELAASQLPTGETVFFDFIGLLFVHYTVSSGRLINLAVALLSIVVPLVGFSRMRRGDVFREVFFGLAGTVIGTIFSIIASTTVARQMDFIGKSMTWYTNTHLILGLYCCPALLAHCFVYLFLTTFYSNSKSDLSLGQMTQARLVGVNVFWSFVTLGATSADYRSGYIPMVLLVCSLASSTVNLIFNAGRTQRRWIYVHLTFQLPALLWSTNFYNVLIQLFVPITGRFGGSRNPEVFIALLASAGTLLCCSYLIPFIAQLRQMMNFTAKLSALIVFALVLACLSPLGFPYRDESMAAEPTPQRHYVTHTFRVFHDEFGLYNSSDAGYLFQEMDRNTRATVEEYVAPGETLTPMRLMASCQKELFCALPFYSLWHQMRFNNYWLPGPEPLYDNMVTMAYLGTEQLDSQTLRLTFSMEGSIQSSIIVGPKEGVQLVGWSVLDHVPPAAKFSGRDGHFLFITHGLPGKAWNMTLDMWSDQPKATGDLVDIVVTTKFWEYHHMHTPEFEQLLGRFPSWAHVVPSVAVVSVFPL from the exons ATGCCACAACAAAAGCGTGTCCGATTTAAGGACGACGTGGTGCGGGTGAAGAACCTACACCAGCTCGACAGTGCTGCGGTGTATGGTGCACTGCTCTTCGTGATCGGATGCGGTCTGTTGACGAGTTACTTGTCCACAAAACTGCCACCAGCGCTGACGGTCGCGGATCTCGAACGTTCCCCGAATGCGTTTATAGCCGAGCGTGCGTGGGCTAGTCTGAAGACGCTCAACGACATGGGACCCAAACCGGCCGGAAGCCAAACGAATGAAGTGATGGCCTACGAGTTCCTGCTGAAAGAGGCGCAACGCATCGAAGCATCGAAGCACGCCGACCAACAGCTCGACCTGGACAGCCAAACAGTGACCGGTGCGTTCAGCATTTCGTTGCTGAATCAATCGATGACCAGCATGTACCGGAACGTGCAGAACCTCGTGGTACGGTTGGTGGGAACCGAACCCCGCCAGGCATTGCTACTGAACTGTCACTTCGATACCGTCGCAAGCAGTCCGGGCGCTAGTGACGATGGTGCCAGCTGTGCCGTAATGTTGGAAGTGCTGCGCGTTATGTCCCGCCGGCCGGTGCGCACCCGACACACGGTACTGTTTCTGTTTAACGGTGCCGAAGAGACGATGCTGCAGGCGGCACACGGTTTTATCACGCAGCATCCGTGGGCGGCTGACGTGCGTGCCTTTCTCAACCTCGAATCGTCCGGTTCCGGTGGCAAGGAGGTACTGTTCCAGGCCGGTCCACACCATCCATGGTTAATCGAAGCGTACGCACGCGCCATACGTCATCCGTTTGCGCACACCGTTGGGGAGGAAATCTTCCAGCTCGGTTTGATCCCATCGGATACGGACTTTCGCATGTTTCGCGATTACGGTGAAGTGCCGGGGATGGATTTTGCCCACATTGCGAACGGGTACCGGTACCACACGCGCTACGACTCGATGGATTTCCTGTCGCTCGAAGTACTCCAGCGTACTGGCGATAATGTGCTTGCACTAACGAGCGATTTGGCCGAGTGTGATGAGCTAGCGGCTTCCCAGCTACCGACCGGTGAGACCGTCTTCTTCGACTTCATCGGGCTACTGTTTGTGCACTACACGGTGTCCAGTGGACGACTGATCAATCTGGCCGTCGCGCTGCTTTCCATCGTTGTACCCTTGGTCGGGTTTTCCCGGATGCGGCGCGGTGATGTTTTCCGTGAAGTTTTCTTCGGACTGGCAGGCACTGTAATAGGGACAATATTTAGTATCATCGCAAGTACGACCGTCGCACGCCAGATGGATTTTATCGGAAAGAGTATGACCTGGTACACGAACACACATTTGATTCTGGGGCTTTACTGCTGTCCGGCCCTGTTGGCGCATTGTTTCGTCTATCTATTTCTTACCACATTCTACTCCAACAGCAAG AGCGATCTATCGCTGGGTCAAATGACACAGGCACGATTGGTTGGAGTAAATGTGTTCTGGAGCTTCGTCACCTTAGGCGCAACCAGTGCAGACTATCGCAGCGGCTACATTCCCATGGTTCTGCTCGTCTGTTCCCTTGCATCGTCCACGGTGAACCTCATCTTCAACGCGGGACGAACACAGCGCCGTTGGATTTACGTCCATCTTACCTTCCAGCTACCGGCACTGCTGTGGTCCACGAATTTCTACAACGTTCTCATACAACTCTTCGTACCGATCACGGGCCGCTTTGGAGGATCGCGCAATCCGGAAGTGTTTATCGCGCTGCTAGCCTCCGCAGGAACACTGCTGTGCTGCAGCTATTTGATTCCGTTTATCGCCCAGTTGCGACAAATGATGAATTTCACCGCCAAACTATCGGCCCTCATTGTGTTTGCGCTCGTGCTGGCCTGCCTTAGCCCGCTTGGGTTCCCATATAGGGATGAAAGTATGGCTGCGGAACCGACGCCCCAACGACACTACGTGACA CACACTTTCCGGGTGTTTCACGATGAATTTGGACTGTACAACAGTTCCGACGCTGGGTACCTCTTCCAGGAGATGGACAGAAACACACGTGCAACGGTTGAAGAATATGTTGCGCCCGGTGAAACGCTTACACCGATGCGACTGATGGCTTCCTGCCAGAAGGAATTGTTCTGTGCATTGCCGTTTTACTCCCTGTGGCATCAGATGCGATTCAA CAACTATTGGCTACCAGGTCCGGAACCACTGTACGACAATATGGTCACAATGGCCTATCTCGGCACGGAGCAGCTCGATTCGCAAACGCTACGTTTGACGTTCTCCATGGAAGGAAGCATACAATCGTCTATCATTGTTGGACCAAAGGAAGGCGTACAGCTGGTCGGATGGTCCGTGCTGGACCATGTACCACCGGCGGCAAAGTTCAGTGGCCGTGATGGACATTTCCTCTTCATTACGCACGGCCTACCGGGGAAGGCGTGGAACATGACGCTCGATATGTGGTCCGATCAACCGAAAGCTACCGGCGATCTGGTGGATATCGTTGTTACGACCAAGTTCTGGGAGTATCATCACATGCATACGCCCGAGTTCGAGCAGCTGCTGGGAAGATTCCCTTCCTGGGCGCACGTTGTTCCCTCGGTCGCGGTGGTTAGTGTGTTTCCGCTCTGA
- the LOC128717082 gene encoding uncharacterized protein LOC128717082: protein MILSVSVEADKKDDYTITFPIDSEENVEMLEECVKISTTVRQRYVGHLGSVMKEGQPIGAVFGKIFTDTAMYSYNYSGICNRGPRRKAMLGYAIFTECMLEAWKDHGVDETILRDSLTLIIKQINGRKRNRKYFLKRRANRDILQMEDADSELSILS from the exons ATGATTCTATCGGTTAGCGTTGAAGCTGACAAGAAGGATGACTATACGATCACGTTTCCTATCGACAGCGAGGAAAACGTTGAAATGCTGGAGGAATGTGTTAAAATAAGCACCACTGTGCGACAGCGATAT GTGGGTCATCTTGGTTCCGTGATGAAGGAAGGCCAACCAATCGGCGCAgtttttgggaaaatatttaccGACACCGCCATGTATAGTTACAATTATTCCGGCATCTGTAACAGAGGACCAAGGCGTAAGGCAATGCTCGGCTATGCCATCTTTACCGAATGCATGCTTG AAGCATGGAAGGATCACGGGGTCGATGAGACCATTCTGCGCGATAGCTTAACATTgatcatcaaacaaatcaatggACGCAAAAGGAACCGAAAGTACTTCCTGAAGCGTCGTGCCAATCGTGATATATTACAAATGGAAGACGCCGATTCGGAGTTGTCTATACTTAGTTAG
- the LOC128717066 gene encoding condensin complex subunit 1 yields the protein MEFIIPQARAELLRSDKNHYCVGRVLDATEVLNALKASREVTTDPYTIFDHFDTFYSVIDNEKALSGTQLLCAYDQLYDAFDKLGCKMADLLSRKEMDTTDRQSALNALKMLAFLVNGMVKAIDSHISTAYEKVIAKRNKKQLVNEQVEVLDWDNKRYQCIVQLYNLMQLPLEKLWEPPVCEESFVDVICDVCYRTLEQSYVRNRNSVDSVFQILGTAIKRYNHSLSFPVRILQILEHSEAAIPSIAAGILLLYEEFSIQTIYPVILKEIIERLSVDSADSQTARFFSIFLLELGTLAPKLIIPHLSMLSEELLSLDSYTLRNCVLQIMGEAIVSELTSEDMSDELKETRDEFLEDLLNHMMDISAHVRSKVLQIWLNLKEHNAVPLLWIHKVLHTAIERLEDKALLVRKQAIALIKSFLEHNPFSAKLSLAELRVKYEEEDKKLQDLRTQLVAHNTKMKTVEEEWENIVVQMYPTVTELFGNEPDDIKTATEADVKLLSESILMLLKEENYKELVRLVQRADYALGNNEQRMKMTFEHQCMYYITLLKSYYIHGHSDAALNDELQKAEKVVNFLHDSIRFSELISNAVPKLLEMLMSKAQTDVHGAIDFFTTAYLFSIKGTEQGMQQMLYLVWSSDKDKRENVTAAYKRVLFETDLQGRGHAVKVVRNLSQFLTNLTRGQYTAMEVLVQEWVENGDIDAQIIQVLFEIYTMKLENVTPEESRQALQLLVMVSVAKPSVVTVNQQLLETIGLEERGRRDPRIFVATLELFMNSVPQATNSSKYYKRYEHSSPTVQHVIDLYTKLFFCSQVQSFDDIGTKVFDFIYKMVKTPDLLSQSIVVALYERLQKLSDTSTVGTTSEELRLSQMSQISGSTQDPTNRTSLQTATQPEQLLLTVPHFLAARFIFTVGYVAMREMIYLDIDVYSNMKYRQELKEELKNQKKKDAALAGNKNINASAINAGKLANMRKTLSTSMNVSASNALKRLSGSTGTGNNAPDQTEPEEELLSGATAEDAVAEEINFICEQELLYGKDNLLNRLISTVLEVCKFPNRYRDDMVQKAAVLTLIRLMAVSSKFCDDNMPFLMNIFKHTKNNDIKCNIVIGLSDFTFRFPNVTEPWTKHMYATLHEENVELRMTAVKMLSHLILHEMIRVKGQISDLALCIVDPVKEIRIITEQFFKEIANKSNILYNVLPDIISRLSDPNLQLEEEKYHIIMRYIIGLINKDKQIESLVEKLCLRFRVTKEVRQWRDIAFCLSLLSYNEKTIKKLTENIGCFKDKVQHEEIYQAFRTIISNTSKLAKVELKTVVVEFDTRLKECLEVRNENAAATNTAGSSDETTSEIATTSGSQGLATTEERTVSRGGSKADKKTTSNKAAPGRRAMAGRRGTKQISSDEERSDSEEENLPPATSSRAAARARQHMKITKVIESDNSDDEEEEEEDIPPKRGKTKR from the exons ATGGAATTCATCATACCACAGGCAAGAGCCGAGCTGCTGCGATCGGACAAAAACCATTACTGCGTTGGGCGAGTGCTTGACGCCACCGAAGTTCTGAATGCGCTAAAGG CTTCCCGTGAAGTCACGACCGACCCGTACACTATATTCGATCATTTCGATACGTTCTACTCGGTGATCGACAATGAGAAAGCTTTATCCGGGACGCAACTGTTGTGCGCCTACGATCAGCTATACGATGCTTTCGACAAGCTGGGTTGTAAGATGGCGGATCTGCTGTCCCGAAAGGAGATGGATACAACCGATCGGCAGTCCGCGCTAAATGCGCTCAAAATGTTGGCCTTTCTGGTGAACGGTATGGTAAAGGCAATTGATTCCCATATAAGTACCGCCTACGAGAAGGTGAtagcaaagcgaaacaaaaagcagTTGGTTAATGAGCAGGTTGAGGTGCTAGATTGGGACAACAAACGGTACCAGTGCATTGTGCAGTTGTACAATTTGATGCAGCTCCCGCTGGAGAAATTGTGGGAACCACCGGTCTGTGAGGAATCGTTCGTAGA TGTAATTTGTGATGTTTGCTACCGAACGCTGGAACAGTCGTACGTACGGAATCGCAATTCGGTGGACAGTGTTTTCCAGATACTTGGTACGGCTATTAAGCGCTACAATCACTCGCTGTCATTCCCGGTTCGCATTCTGCAAATACTAGAACACAGCGAAGCAGCGATTCCTTCGATTGCGGCTGGAATTTTGCTGCTCTACGAAGAGTTTAGCATTCAAACCATTTATCCAGTAATCTTAAAGGAAATCATCGAACGACTGAGCGTGGATTCGGCTGACTCGCAAACGGCACggttttttagtatttttctACTCGAACTCGGTACGCTTGCGCCGAAGCTGATAATACCACATCTGTCGATGCTGAGTGAGGAATTGTTGAGTCTGGACTCGTACACACTGCGGAACTGTGTGCTGCAGATCATGGGAGAGGCGATCGTTAGCGAACTCACGTCAGAAGATATGTCGGACGAACTAAAGGAGACGCGGGACGAGTTTTTGGAAGATTTGCTTAACCACATGATGGATATATCGGCGCATGTACGCTCGAAGGTGTTGCAGATTTGGTTGAACCTAAAGGAGCACAATGCGGTACCGCTGCTCTGGATTCATAAAGTGCTGCATACGGCAATCGAACGTTTGGAGGATAAGGCGCTGCTGGTGCGCAAACAGGCTATTGCGTTGATCAAATCGTTTCTGGAGCATAATCCCTTTTCCGCAAAG TTATCCCTAGCTGAGCTAAGGGTAAAGTACGAAGAGGAAGACAAAAAGCTGCAGGATCTTCGCACACAGCTAGTGGCGCACAACACTAAAATGAAGACAGTGGAAGAGGAATGGGAGAACATCGTGGTGCAAATGTACCCGACCGTCACGGAACTGTTTGGCAATGAGCCGGACGATATTAAAACGGCAACCGAGGCCGATGTGAAATTGCTTTCCGAGAGCATCCTAATGCTGTTGAAGGAGGAAAACTACAAGGAATTGGTGCGCTTGGTACAGCGAGCCGATTATGCACTCGGCAATAATGAGCAGCGAATGAAGATGACCTTTGAACATCAGTGCATGTACTACATAACGCTCCTGAAGAGTTATTACATTCACGGTCATTCGGATGCTGCATTG AATGACGAACTTCAAAAGGCAGAAAAGGTTGTAAATTTTCTCCACGACTCAATACGCTTCTCGGAGCTGATATCGAACGCCGTACCGAAGTTGTTAGAGATGCTTATGTCCAAGGCCCAGACGGATGTGCATGGAGCAATCGATTTCTTTACCACAGCGTATCTGTTCAGTATCAAGGGTACGGAACAGGGCATGCAGCAAATGCTGTACCTGGTGTGGTCCTCTGATAAAGATAAGCGCGAGAATGTGACTGCGGCATACAAGCGAGTCCTGTTCGAAACTGACCTACAAGGACGGGGTCATGCGGTGAAGGTAGTGCGCAATTTGAGCCAATTTCTGACGAATCTAACACGCGGTCAGTACACCGCAATGGAGGTGCTCGTACAAGAGTGGGTCGAGAATGGCGATATTGATGCACAGATCATTCAGGTTCTGTTCGAAATCTACACCATGAAGCTGGAAAACGTAACTCCGGAAGAGTCACGACAAGCACTCCAGTTGCTGGTGATGGTTTCGGTGGCCAAACCGTCGGTTGTGACCGTTAACCAACAACTGCTGGAAACGATCGGCTTAGAGGAGCGCGGTCGACGTGATCCTCGCATTTTCGTGGCCACGTTGGAGTTATTTATGAACTCCGTTCCACAGGCGACGAACAGCTCGAAATATTACAAGCGCTATGAACATTCGTCACCGACAGTCCAGCACGTAATAGATCTGTACACGAAGCTGTTCTTCTGCTCCCAGGTGCAATCCTTCGACGACATCGGTACGAAAGTGTTTGACTTCATTTACAAAATGGTTAAAACGCCCGATCTACTATCCCAGTCGATTGTGGTCGCTTTGTACGAGCGGTTGCAGAAGTTAAGTGACACGAGCACGGTGGGAACAACCTCCGAAGAGTTACGACTTTCGCAGATGAGCCAAATTTCGGGATCCACTCAAGATCCGACCAATCGCACATCGTTGCAGACTGCAACGCAACCGGAACAGTTACTGCTAACAGTTCCTCACTTTCTGGCAGCACGGTTCATTTTCACGGTTGGCTACGTTGCAATGCGCGAGATGATCTATCTTGATATCGACGTGTACAGCAATATGAAGTACCGGCAGGAGCTAAAGGAGGAATTAAAGaatcaaaaaaagaaagatgccGCCTTGGCAGGTAATAAGAACATCAATGCGTCAGCGATCAATGCCGGAAAGCTGGCAAATATGCGGAAAACACTCTCAACGTCAATGAACGTGTCGGCGAGCAATGCACTGAAGCGTCTGTCCGGTTCGACTGGAACGGGCAATAATGCACCTGATCAGACGGAGCCGGAAGAGGAACTGCTGAGCGGAGCTACAGCAGAGGATGCAGTTGCAGAGGAGATCAACTTCATATGCGAACAGGAGCTGCTGTACGGCAAGGACAATCTGCTGAACCGATTGATTTCAACTGTGTTGGAGGTGTGCAAGTTTCCGAACCGCTATAGGGATGACATGGTGCAAAAGGCGGCCGTGTTAACGCTGATCCGTCTGATGGCCGTATCGTCCAAGTTCTGCGACGATAACATGCCGTTCCTGATGAACATTTTCAAGCACACGAAAAACAACGACATCAAATGCAATATCGTGATCGGGCTGTCGGATTTTACCTTCCGCTTTCCGAATGTGACCGAACCGTGGACAAAGCACATGTACGCAACGCTGCACGAAGAGAACGTGGAGTTGCGCATGACGGCGGTGAAGATGCTGTCGCATCTGATCTTGCACGAGATGATACGGGTCAAGGGTCAAATATCGGACCTGGCTCTCTGCATCGTCGATCCAGTAAAGGAGATCCGCATCATCACGGAACAGTTCTTTAAGGAGattgcaaacaaatcgaacaTCCTATACAACGTGCTGCCCGACATCATTTCCCGCTTAAGCGATCCGAACCTGCAGCTGGAGGAGGAAAAGTATCATATCATTATGCGATACATTATCGGTTTGATCAACAAGGACAAGCAGATTGAGagtttggtggaaaagttgTGCCTGCGGTTCCGGGTGACGAAGGAGGTGCGCCAGTGGCGAGATATTGCGTTCTGCCTATCGCTGCTATCGTACAACGAGAAAACGATCAAGAAATTGACGGAAAACATTGGCTGCTTTAAGGACAAGGTGCAACACGAGGAGATTTACCAAGCATTCCGGACGATCATCAGCAACACGAGCAAGTTGGCAAAGGTGGAACTAAAG ACCGTAGTGGTCGAATTTGATACGCGGTTAAAGGAATGCCTGGAGGTGCGTAACGAAAATGCGGCGGCAACCAACACAGCCGGATCGTCGGATGAGACGACCAGTGAAATTGCTACGACTTCCGGTAGCCAAGGACTCGCGACAACCGAGGAACGTACCGTGAGCCGTGGTGGAAGTAAAGCAGACAAGAAGACAACCAGCAACAAAGCAGCACCGGGACGTCGCGCTATGGCCGGTCGGCGAGGCACGAAGCAAATCTCGTCCGACGAGGAGCGGAGTGACAGCGAGGAAGAGAATCTGCCTCCCGCGACCAGCTCGCGTGCCGCGGCCCGGGCCCGCCAGCATATGAAGATTACCAAAGTCATTGAAAGTGACAATTCAG ATgacgaagaggaggaggaggaagatatACCACCGAAGCgtgggaaaacgaaacggtaG
- the LOC128717050 gene encoding uncharacterized protein LOC128717050, which translates to MEQCKICGRHKKQSERSFEFSLEPFEEDRELSHFLYRLTQDIINTKNFSDDNINRFCEKHLRNSLYPDRQRLHEVVEDLRKKLRINHKDVTESNPAEPTHADNGKTRALQNVRQMKDKNISTQSLINVPKLVLKDPSSSISTITTYEFPSAEERTVNPLQILIASTPQHNEESPASSTTLQTIFLKSNPKEKADQISTVQPVDSSVDALTRMVAASRKPGSACKRGPLGKCTHRNFHEAGAQRRDKNYKLNY; encoded by the exons ATGGAACAGTGCAAAATTTGTGGACGACATAAGAAGCAATCGGAGCGGTCATTTGAATTCAGTTTAGAACC ATTCGAAGAGGATCGAGAGCTTTCGCATTTTCTGTACCGATTGACGCAGGATATTATAAacacgaaaaacttttccgACGATAACATTAACCGCTTTTGTGAGAAACATTTAAGAAATTCTCTCTATCCAGACAGACAGCGGCTTCACGAAGTGGTGGAGGATTTAAGGAAAAAATTGCGCATTAATCATAAAGATGTTACTGAATCAAATCCAGCAGAACCAACACATGCTGACAACGGGAAAACAAGGGCATTGCAAAATGTTCGGCAAATGAAAGATAAAAACATTAGCACTCAATCGTTGATTAATGTACCCAAACTTGTACTTAAAG ATCCATCCAGCTCCATCAGCACAATCACTACGTATGAATTTCCTTCAGCAGAAGAACGAACTGTTAACCCTCTCCAGATATTAATAGCATCTACACCGCAGCATAATGAAGAGTCTCCTGCGTCAAGTACGACcttgcaaacaattttcctgAAATCGAATCCCAAAGAAAAAGCCGATCAAATTAGTACCGTTCAGCCAGTGGACAGTTCTGTCGATGCGCTTACCAGAATGGTTGCAGCAAGCAGAAAACCGGGAAGTGCATGTAAAAGGGGTCCACTGGGCAAATGTACTCACCGAAATTTTCATGAAGCTGGTGCGCAAAGACGTGATAAAAATTATAAGCTGAATTATTAA
- the LOC128717098 gene encoding uncharacterized protein LOC128717098 has product MMISLKKPRLANLESMPRALYFPLETSNDIECLEQCVKNSDELKLQYEKILQFFLQKTPLKPAFALLHVFTEEALADYNYSGHCNYTRDKKKAMRNYVIFTNCIESAWAKMLPDEIRGRAVRDVIALIGNRKRMRRLKEKKLKNRKLIE; this is encoded by the exons ATGATGATATCGTTGAAGAAGCCGAGATTGGCAAATTTGGAATCGATGCCCCGTGCGCTATATTTCCCACTGGAAACAAGTAACGATATCGAGTGTCTGGAGCAGTGTGTTAAGAATTCGGATGAGCTTAAACTACAATAC gaaaaaatattgcaattcTTTCTGCAAAAGACACCGCTAAAACCTGCATTTGCGCTGTTGCACGTGTTTACGGAAGAAGCGCTCGCGGATTACAACTACAGTGGCCACTGCAACTATACGCGCGATAAGAAAAAGGCGATGCGTAACTACGTCATATTCACCAACTGCATCGAAT CTGCCTGGGCCAAAATGTTACCAGACGAGATTAGAGGCAGAGCGGTTCGGGACGTGATCGCACTGATAGGAAATCGGAAACGAATGCGGAGattaaaggaaaagaaattgaaaaatagaaAGTTGATTGAATGA
- the LOC128707730 gene encoding sorting nexin-12: MMAESDNTADATRRLNVKKQTLDDAYAIPANFLEIDVVNPMTTIAAGKKRYTDYEVRMRTNLPVFKVKESSVRRRYSDFEWLRNELERDSKIVVPPLPGKAWKRQMPFRGDDGIFDENFIEERRKGLEQFINKIAGHPLAQNERCLHMFLQEAAIDKNYVPGKIRNT, from the exons ATGATGGCGGAATCGGACAACACGGCTGACGCGACCCGACGGCTAAATGTGAAAAAACAGACACTCGACGATGCGTACGCAATCCCGGCCAACTTCCTCGAAATTGATGTCGTAAACCCGATGACAACGATTGCGGCCGGAAAGAAACGTTACACCGACTACGAAGTGCGGATGCGG ACAAACCTGCCGGTGTTTAAAGTGAAAGAATCTAGCGTCCGTCGCCGGTACAGTGATTTCGAATGGCTCAGGAACGAACTGGAGCGCGACAGCAAG ATTGTTGTTCCCCCGCTACCTGGCAAGGCGTGGAAACGGCAGATGCCATTCCGCGGTGATGATGGAATATTTGACGAAAACTTTATTGAGGAACGACGAAAAGGGCTGGAACAGTTTATCAACAAAATTGCCGGCCACCCACTCGCGCAGAACGAACGGTGTTTACATATGTTTTTGCAAGAGGCCGCCATCGACAAAAACTATGTCCCCGGCAAGATACGTAATACGTAA
- the LOC128709249 gene encoding uncharacterized protein LOC128709249 — MEPAIKIEEDSTDFGEFAFLSEQHLMEDITDSIKKSSASKKNSASRKRKLDIAELFQLSSGSATANQRNLLEKPFPIITINELNEFDTLLLDNPSFTEKCAQMLHSVIRDEGNSLDNATCHMRLLLEHAIDYTVILRYSWYGFMPRSPAARSSGEQHPFRNLLGVISLLHRARQLRFATCSREEINEGIEKFLKRKLRCHALFVKKQQLAKQQG, encoded by the exons ATGGAACCGGCCATTAAAATCGAGGAAGACAGTACGGATTTTGGAGAGTTTGCGTTCCTATCGGAACAGCACTTAATGGAGGATATTACGGATAGTATTAAGAAAAGTAGCGCATCAAAAAAGAATAGCGCTTCACGCAAGCGGAAGTTGGACATTGCCGAGCTTTTCCAACTTTCATCCGGTAGTGCCACCGCCAACCAGCGCAATCTCTTAGAGAAACCGTTCCCAATCATAACGATCAATGAGCTGAACGAGTTCGATACGTTGTTGCTGGACAATCCATCCTTTACGGAAAAATGT gcACAAATGCTACACTCGGTAATTAGAGATGAAGGCAATTCACTGGACAATGCAACGTGCCATATGCGGTTGCTACTGGAACATGCGATCGATTATACGGTGATACTGCGCTACAGCTGGTACGGGTTTATGCCGCGATCACCCGCAGCCCGAAGCAGCGGCGAACAGCACCCGTTTCGAAATCTGTTGGGTGTGATCAGCTTGCTGCACCGGGCACGACAGTTACGGTTTGCGACCTGCAGCAGGGAAGAAATTAACGAGGGTATTGAGAAGTTTCTCAAGCGAAAATTACGGTGCCATGCGCTGTTTGTGAAAAAGCAACAGCTAGCGAAACAGCAAGGCTAA